In Sphingobacterium zeae, one genomic interval encodes:
- a CDS encoding DUF2931 family protein: MSVRVTISAFLVATFSLIATLLVHEADLNMMYAAFCCSPYFIILALIYFHFDVFRKKFSGLVKRKIVFECGYGFLFYCFFSFLLPVFLYLFTLDNAYEHRYYADLVGVIKEMLPWMLTLSAFLSLSSGMMITWALTSWKYVMFTLFGLLVSLPVMFALSTTIRTFNELREERLTQEDNIKNGRYTWSCSMSNPTAYPVQLYKGRFVFPKDEDYEFTFSEGNIVNYRGVWGQAGGGSYEQMMALPKALDVTWYSFVEDTFYRMEGAIDYNTLRTLFSTSFQEKGANKTIDEHYNKIILGFAPGGVLVIWVTGTGRRQIEIGRYQAKKVVIKATDEYKGNGAYGNIFNKQWRETVLSDTSIIPSEIQQALATKPIPYGYWDKLRIRYQLQPKFIFSSDIKAFDADFEFYNAERLVFDESRRYMEMEDRGLPKDIYIKWYDQHNNRCAARFIFDEDETFKNFASFFSDKRGDSAELAISVDTKTKIATATLSNQTGKKMLLKTEIIDYGAHF; this comes from the coding sequence ATGAGTGTAAGAGTCACAATTTCTGCTTTTTTGGTTGCTACTTTTAGTCTCATAGCGACCCTCCTTGTACATGAAGCAGATTTAAATATGATGTATGCGGCTTTCTGCTGTTCGCCATATTTTATTATTCTCGCATTGATTTATTTTCATTTCGATGTCTTTAGGAAGAAATTTAGTGGGCTAGTGAAACGAAAAATCGTTTTTGAATGTGGTTACGGATTTCTATTTTATTGCTTTTTTTCTTTCTTGCTTCCAGTATTCCTTTATTTATTTACATTGGATAATGCGTATGAACATCGTTATTATGCGGATTTAGTCGGGGTAATTAAGGAAATGCTGCCCTGGATGTTAACACTCAGTGCATTTCTTTCCTTATCCAGTGGGATGATGATAACCTGGGCATTAACATCGTGGAAATATGTAATGTTTACGCTATTTGGACTACTGGTTTCACTTCCGGTTATGTTTGCATTATCAACGACTATAAGAACATTTAATGAACTCCGGGAGGAACGTCTCACACAGGAAGATAATATCAAGAACGGACGCTATACATGGTCCTGCTCGATGAGTAATCCAACAGCTTATCCGGTTCAGCTATATAAAGGACGTTTTGTCTTTCCAAAAGATGAAGATTACGAATTTACGTTTAGCGAGGGCAATATTGTAAACTATCGTGGCGTGTGGGGACAAGCAGGGGGCGGTTCGTATGAGCAAATGATGGCATTGCCTAAAGCATTGGATGTAACTTGGTATTCATTCGTTGAAGATACTTTTTATCGGATGGAGGGTGCAATTGATTACAATACATTGCGGACACTTTTCAGCACGTCGTTTCAAGAAAAAGGAGCGAACAAAACTATTGACGAACATTATAATAAAATTATTTTGGGTTTTGCTCCGGGGGGCGTACTGGTGATATGGGTCACAGGCACAGGACGTCGTCAAATTGAAATCGGCCGATATCAAGCTAAAAAAGTAGTGATCAAAGCTACGGATGAATACAAGGGAAATGGGGCGTATGGAAATATTTTTAATAAGCAATGGCGAGAAACGGTATTGTCCGACACCTCAATTATTCCTTCGGAGATTCAGCAAGCACTTGCGACTAAACCTATTCCGTATGGTTATTGGGATAAATTGCGTATCCGCTATCAGTTGCAGCCAAAATTTATTTTTTCTTCCGACATTAAAGCTTTCGATGCAGACTTTGAATTTTATAATGCAGAGCGTTTAGTCTTTGATGAGAGCCGCCGGTATATGGAAATGGAGGATCGAGGCCTTCCGAAAGACATTTACATCAAATGGTATGATCAGCATAATAACCGCTGCGCCGCCCGGTTTATTTTTGATGAAGATGAAACTTTTAAAAACTTTGCTTCATTTTTCAGTGATAAAAGGGGGGATAGCGCCGAGCTAGCGATCAGTGTCGATACAAAGACTAAAATAGCAACAGCGACATTGAGCAATCAAACTGGGAAAAAGATGCTTTTAAAAACCGAAATAATCGACTATGGAGCCCATTTTTAG
- a CDS encoding winged helix-turn-helix transcriptional regulator, with protein MGIKIPRAAGSRRIKNSEMKKEATLTSSGVCKTRMLAINDSMEILAGKWKFHIIGTLLLVEKLRFMELLREVDGIGAKMLSKELQDLEMNQLIRRTVLNTKPLTVEYELTECGKTLGPIIDEIAKWGITYRSKLHTKQEDVVSEM; from the coding sequence ATGGGAATAAAAATACCACGGGCGGCCGGCAGTAGAAGAATAAAAAATAGTGAAATGAAAAAGGAAGCAACTTTAACGTCGTCGGGTGTATGTAAAACGCGCATGTTAGCCATCAATGATAGCATGGAAATTTTAGCAGGAAAATGGAAATTCCATATCATCGGTACTTTATTGTTAGTGGAGAAATTGCGTTTTATGGAGCTATTGCGCGAAGTTGACGGGATTGGAGCCAAAATGTTATCTAAGGAACTTCAGGATCTGGAAATGAATCAATTGATCAGAAGGACGGTGCTCAACACTAAACCTTTAACTGTTGAATACGAATTGACTGAATGTGGTAAAACTTTGGGACCCATCATCGACGAAATTGCCAAATGGGGAATTACCTACCGCAGCAAGCTGCACACAAAACAGGAGGATGTTGTGTCTGAAATGTAG
- a CDS encoding Pr6Pr family membrane protein — MEIQKSLKSVFAGSIGLVTLFALVGQFILSASISKLGTTDYVIQFFSYFTILSNVSVLLCCFFTVFLVKSRMGLFFTKSQTITAVTLYILIVALIYNSLLRFLLHPRGLLSLIDELLHVVTPLSFFIFWWLFCNKRALLWNQIFYWLIFPLGYLLYTLWHGWVSGFYPYPFMNVSELGIGRVILNSLGMTLVFVLIAMLLIGLGKWQNK; from the coding sequence ATGGAGATTCAAAAGTCATTAAAATCGGTTTTTGCTGGTAGCATTGGTTTAGTCACGCTATTTGCCCTTGTTGGGCAATTTATATTAAGTGCTTCTATTTCGAAGCTCGGCACAACCGATTATGTAATACAGTTTTTTAGCTATTTCACGATTTTAAGTAATGTTTCGGTACTATTATGTTGTTTTTTTACTGTTTTCTTGGTAAAAAGCCGAATGGGCTTATTCTTCACTAAATCCCAAACAATTACTGCCGTCACACTCTACATACTTATTGTCGCACTTATTTATAATAGCTTACTTCGCTTTTTATTACATCCAAGAGGGCTACTCAGTCTGATAGACGAATTATTGCATGTTGTCACGCCTTTAAGTTTTTTTATCTTTTGGTGGCTATTCTGTAACAAAAGGGCGCTTCTTTGGAACCAGATTTTCTATTGGTTGATTTTCCCATTAGGCTATTTATTGTATACCTTGTGGCATGGGTGGGTTTCCGGATTTTATCCTTATCCTTTTATGAATGTTTCTGAGTTGGGCATAGGAAGAGTTATTTTGAACAGTTTGGGAATGACTCTGGTGTTCGTCCTCATCGCCATGTTATTGATTGGATTGGGAAAATGGCAAAATAAATAG
- a CDS encoding response regulator, with amino-acid sequence MGSKTILMLDDDKHVLEICTIILETNGYNIAVSQTSHDIIEKVEEVLPDLILMDNWIPKIGGVEATRLLKNHPLYRDIPVIYLSANTDIETLAQRAGADSYLAKPFDLEDLENRIAELLENPSPLRTC; translated from the coding sequence ATGGGAAGCAAAACTATACTGATGTTGGACGATGATAAGCATGTCCTAGAAATATGTACAATAATTCTTGAAACAAATGGTTATAATATAGCCGTTTCACAAACCTCTCATGACATCATTGAAAAAGTGGAGGAGGTACTTCCAGATTTAATTCTAATGGACAATTGGATTCCAAAAATAGGCGGTGTTGAAGCCACCCGGCTACTCAAAAATCATCCTTTATATCGCGATATCCCAGTGATTTATTTATCCGCAAATACCGATATTGAAACGCTGGCACAGCGGGCTGGAGCCGACAGCTACCTTGCCAAGCCTTTCGATCTGGAAGACCTGGAAAATCGCATAGCTGAACTGCTTGAGAACCCTTCCCCGCTTAGAACATGTTAG
- a CDS encoding YceI family protein — MKKQLISGLALILLLASCQNTNGDKATTTTAQEVTEQTGQTYTVEADKSSLKWTGYHKGGLNPRYGVLKSEGTLSVENNAVTGGTFNIDVNSILTDSASVDPTTSGGKKSSDLDAHLKSADFFDVAKYPTAKFEITKVGPFDAAQGKSVVADATNTVSGNLTIKDKTVNVTFPAKITFNGDEVTFYSKFTIQRQDWGLTYGTEGNPQDWMIAQNVDIELNVTAKNAK, encoded by the coding sequence ATGAAAAAGCAATTAATTTCGGGTTTAGCCCTTATCTTATTGTTGGCGTCTTGTCAAAACACAAATGGAGATAAAGCAACAACAACAACTGCACAGGAAGTAACGGAACAAACAGGACAAACTTACACTGTTGAAGCAGATAAAAGTTCATTGAAATGGACTGGATACCACAAAGGTGGTTTAAATCCAAGATATGGTGTTTTGAAAAGCGAAGGTACGCTATCCGTCGAAAATAATGCTGTCACAGGTGGTACTTTCAACATCGATGTGAATTCTATTCTTACCGATTCTGCTTCGGTAGATCCTACAACGTCAGGTGGTAAAAAATCATCAGATTTGGATGCGCATTTAAAAAGTGCTGATTTCTTTGACGTAGCCAAATATCCTACTGCGAAATTTGAAATCACCAAAGTCGGCCCATTCGATGCGGCACAAGGAAAAAGTGTTGTTGCTGACGCAACAAATACAGTTAGTGGTAATTTGACAATCAAAGATAAAACGGTGAATGTAACGTTCCCTGCAAAAATTACTTTTAATGGTGACGAGGTAACATTCTACTCGAAATTTACGATCCAAAGACAAGATTGGGGACTTACTTACGGTACAGAAGGTAATCCACAAGATTGGATGATTGCACAAAACGTTGACATCGAACTCAATGTTACTGCAAAAAATGCAAAATAA
- a CDS encoding ATP-binding cassette domain-containing protein encodes MPDIEMLYDRNLYIDSLSFSRGGRKIISSLFLTFGPNEVIGILGKNGSGKSTLMNIIFGEIKPDFAFMRCLGVKFEKGYRTKEIVYLPQEGFLPRELRLSEAIRFFEIDDPYLLDLSCIQENLNRRLRNLSSGMIRFIETLILLHTKHSFVLLDEPFVGLSPIFIEVVSAHIEHVRHRKGILIADHNFRQVMNVSDRLYLLKDSHLIHVSDQEDLVFEGYIKEID; translated from the coding sequence ATGCCTGATATTGAAATGCTATACGATCGTAATTTATACATAGATAGTCTTTCATTTAGCCGTGGTGGAAGAAAGATAATATCAAGCCTTTTTCTGACTTTTGGTCCGAACGAGGTGATTGGAATATTGGGGAAAAATGGAAGTGGAAAGTCTACACTAATGAATATCATATTTGGAGAGATCAAACCTGACTTTGCATTTATGCGTTGCCTCGGTGTAAAATTTGAAAAGGGATATCGAACCAAGGAGATTGTATATCTACCCCAAGAAGGCTTTTTACCTCGAGAATTGCGGCTTTCTGAAGCAATTCGTTTTTTTGAAATAGATGATCCTTATTTACTGGACCTATCCTGTATTCAAGAAAATTTAAATAGGCGTCTGAGGAACCTCTCGTCGGGGATGATCCGTTTTATTGAAACTTTAATACTATTGCATACCAAACATTCTTTTGTTTTACTTGATGAACCCTTTGTCGGGCTTAGTCCTATTTTTATTGAGGTGGTTAGTGCGCATATTGAACACGTTAGACATCGCAAAGGAATATTGATTGCTGACCACAATTTTAGGCAGGTAATGAATGTAAGCGATCGGTTATATCTACTAAAGGATTCACATTTGATCCATGTGTCGGATCAGGAGGATCTCGTATTTGAAGGGTATATAAAAGAAATAGATTAA
- a CDS encoding GNAT family N-acetyltransferase: MDTPYKIRKATASDSHRVPEIMLQAMEDMIFRLILKEDQQAAVQFLTQLFQQKGNLYSYENTFVAVDIDDRIIGSLTGYDGDRFIELRQPILDLIADHYANNLIPETETAGGEFYIDSIAVAPIARGKGIGTKLLHHAITHAKENHFNQVGLLVDLANPNARKLYERIGFNIGKKTSVAGSEYYHMYMQLT; encoded by the coding sequence ATGGATACTCCTTATAAAATTAGAAAAGCCACAGCAAGCGATTCGCACCGTGTTCCTGAAATTATGCTTCAGGCAATGGAAGATATGATATTCCGCTTAATTTTAAAAGAAGATCAACAGGCAGCCGTACAGTTTTTAACGCAGCTTTTCCAACAAAAAGGAAATCTTTACAGTTATGAAAACACTTTTGTGGCCGTTGACATCGATGACCGGATTATAGGCTCGTTGACAGGTTACGATGGTGACCGGTTTATTGAATTAAGACAGCCTATTCTCGATCTTATAGCGGATCACTACGCAAATAATTTGATTCCAGAAACTGAAACAGCCGGTGGCGAATTTTATATCGATTCCATCGCCGTTGCCCCCATTGCAAGAGGTAAAGGTATTGGAACCAAACTTTTACACCATGCCATTACACATGCCAAAGAAAACCACTTTAATCAGGTTGGCCTGCTTGTTGACCTCGCGAATCCAAATGCGCGAAAGCTCTATGAAAGGATCGGCTTTAATATTGGGAAGAAAACGTCCGTTGCCGGTAGTGAATATTATCATATGTATATGCAGCTTACTTAA